A part of Paenibacillus donghaensis genomic DNA contains:
- a CDS encoding IS4 family transposase, with protein MVNKVAEKVLLCQVTQWLDRNASLLLGDRYAKKLHWGNTVFLFLEAIFRGRKGTQEIADHVESSTWMQECTGIQSIHQSSLNRKLGELPPEVLRELYLSRLEHLLEQEGPSLPKKLKKLGPLAAVDSTSLTLGRVRGQWAYQQTGKNAVKMHTCLHLTGEHSAIPMAPVLSTATVADMDTDVLAALVWQTGITYLFDRGYIHYTQYLQWLQAGILFVARLKQNSKVKVLKTRKVKAAGLVLDADVELTCPKTGKTGVFRLVEYKYTDKKKKAHLVRVLTNRWDITALEVAQLYRYRWKVELFFKCMKSNLHLKKIYSSRNPEAVWNLIYLYLIAYVLCEELRLCYAPKQRIGRVLAVFRLYIKGTLADFLKHLNRPKERTSKGRRNKGGRPATRPKVLKPKPIQF; from the coding sequence TTGGTTAATAAAGTAGCTGAAAAGGTGTTGTTATGTCAAGTCACCCAATGGTTAGATCGCAATGCTTCCTTGCTGCTCGGCGACCGTTATGCCAAAAAACTTCACTGGGGCAACACGGTGTTTCTCTTTTTAGAGGCCATATTTAGAGGACGAAAAGGGACTCAAGAGATTGCAGATCATGTAGAGAGTTCTACGTGGATGCAAGAATGCACCGGAATTCAATCCATTCACCAGTCGTCCTTGAACCGCAAGCTCGGCGAACTGCCCCCGGAGGTGCTCCGTGAGCTATACCTCTCTCGCCTGGAGCATCTGTTGGAACAGGAAGGACCGTCCCTGCCTAAAAAACTGAAAAAGTTGGGCCCCCTCGCAGCAGTCGATTCCACCAGCCTGACGCTGGGGCGGGTTCGCGGCCAATGGGCCTACCAGCAAACTGGAAAAAACGCCGTCAAGATGCATACCTGCTTGCACCTGACGGGCGAGCACTCGGCGATTCCCATGGCTCCGGTGCTTTCTACCGCGACGGTGGCCGATATGGACACTGATGTGCTAGCGGCATTGGTTTGGCAAACAGGGATTACGTATTTGTTCGACCGGGGGTATATTCACTACACTCAATATCTACAATGGCTCCAGGCAGGTATTCTGTTCGTCGCTCGCCTCAAGCAAAATAGCAAAGTGAAGGTGCTTAAAACGCGGAAGGTGAAGGCAGCGGGACTGGTGCTGGATGCGGATGTGGAGCTGACGTGTCCGAAGACGGGGAAAACCGGTGTATTTCGGCTCGTGGAGTACAAGTATACGGACAAGAAAAAGAAGGCTCACCTGGTTCGTGTTCTCACCAATCGCTGGGATATCACGGCTCTCGAAGTCGCACAGCTGTACCGCTACCGCTGGAAAGTAGAACTCTTTTTTAAATGTATGAAATCCAACTTACACCTGAAAAAAATCTATAGCAGCCGGAACCCGGAAGCCGTATGGAACCTGATCTACCTCTACCTGATTGCGTATGTGCTCTGCGAAGAGCTCCGTCTGTGTTATGCACCGAAGCAGCGAATCGGCCGGGTGCTAGCCGTGTTCCGCTTGTATATAAAAGGAACGTTGGCGGATTTCCTGAAGCATCTAAACCGACCGAAAGAGCGAACGAGCAAAGGGCGAAGGAACAAGGGAGGCAGACCAGCGACTCGGCCGAAAGTGTTGAAGCCTAAGCCTATCCAATTTTAG
- a CDS encoding alpha-ketoacid dehydrogenase subunit beta, protein MAMLEYIEAIRLAMKEEMERDDSVFVLGEDVGVKGGVFTTTKGLQEQFGEERVLDTPLAESAIAGVAIGAAMYGMKPIAEMQYSDFMLPATNQIISEAAKIRYRSNNDWNCPLVIRAPIGGGIFGGLYHSQCPESIFFGTPGLKIVAPYSAYDAKGLLKAAVRDPDPVLFFENKKCYKLIKGEVPEGDYTVPIGEANLLRQGDDITVIGYSMPLHFAMQAAEELEREEGITAHILDLRTLQPLDREAIIAAARQTGKVLIVHEDNKTGGIGGEVAAIIAEHCLFELDAPIFRLCGPDVPAMPISPPMEKFFLLNKDKVKAEMLRLAQY, encoded by the coding sequence ATGGCTATGCTTGAATATATCGAGGCAATCCGGCTGGCGATGAAGGAAGAAATGGAGCGGGATGATTCCGTATTTGTGCTGGGTGAGGATGTGGGCGTCAAAGGCGGCGTATTCACCACCACCAAAGGGCTGCAGGAGCAGTTCGGCGAGGAGCGCGTGCTGGATACGCCTCTGGCGGAGTCGGCGATTGCCGGGGTGGCGATCGGCGCGGCGATGTATGGCATGAAGCCGATTGCCGAAATGCAGTATTCCGATTTCATGCTGCCGGCCACGAACCAGATTATCAGCGAGGCGGCCAAAATCCGCTACCGCTCCAACAACGACTGGAATTGTCCGTTGGTGATCCGCGCGCCGATTGGCGGCGGTATTTTTGGCGGGCTGTATCACTCCCAGTGCCCGGAATCGATCTTCTTCGGCACGCCGGGGCTGAAGATTGTTGCGCCGTATTCGGCTTATGATGCCAAAGGGCTGCTGAAGGCGGCGGTACGCGACCCTGATCCGGTCCTGTTCTTCGAGAACAAGAAATGCTACAAGCTGATCAAGGGAGAGGTGCCGGAAGGCGACTATACGGTGCCGATCGGCGAAGCCAACCTGCTGCGGCAAGGCGACGATATCACGGTTATCGGGTATAGCATGCCGCTGCATTTTGCAATGCAGGCCGCGGAGGAGCTGGAGCGTGAGGAAGGCATCACCGCGCATATTCTCGATCTGCGTACGCTGCAGCCGCTGGACCGCGAGGCCATTATTGCGGCCGCCCGCCAGACGGGCAAGGTGCTGATCGTCCATGAGGACAACAAGACCGGCGGCATCGGCGGCGAGGTGGCTGCGATTATCGCCGAGCATTGTCTGTTCGAGCTGGATGCGCCGATCTTCCGCCTCTGCGGCCCCGACGTGCCGGCGATGCCGATCAGCCCGCCGATGGAGAAGTTTTTCTTGCTCAACAAGGACAAGGTGAAGGCCGAAATGCTGCGCCTGGCGCAATATTAA
- a CDS encoding dihydrolipoamide acetyltransferase family protein, translated as MMNNSKLIDVIMPQLAESLVSATIGKWLKQPGDPVEQYEPLCELITDKVNAELPSTLDGVMGELLAEEGQTINVGEVICRIAVAVAAPAAIQGTAPAPAQEPAAPAAPPASPTARTAAGQAPAAATPGSSRAAAASTAGAPSVSGAAASAASHGDTPMRARYSPAVLTLAAEHNLELSAVPGTGLGGRITRKDVLTYLESGAAATPAASASVSAVNPSAGPASPASAVNQSSVSASNQSPASAVNPPAGAQMQQPTVEEQQQISEPLRQSGLHLSESPKIPTIEVEGGRGSSSEFLIDVTPVRNTIATRMRQSVSEIPHAWTMIEVDVTNLVALRNKLKDEFKRKEGINLTYLAFLMKAVVSALKDYPIMNSVWAVDKIIIKRDINISLAVGTEDSVMMPVIKKADQKNIAGLAREIDELAQRTREGKLKLDDVQGGTFTVNNTGSFGSILSYPIINYPQAAIVTFESIVKKPVVINDMIAVRSMANICLSLDHRILDGVICGRFLQRVKDNVEGYNADTKLY; from the coding sequence ATCATGAACAACTCTAAGCTGATCGACGTGATCATGCCCCAGCTGGCGGAATCGCTGGTGTCGGCCACTATCGGAAAATGGCTGAAGCAGCCGGGCGATCCTGTTGAGCAATACGAGCCGCTGTGTGAGCTGATCACAGATAAAGTAAACGCGGAGCTGCCATCTACCCTGGACGGGGTGATGGGTGAGCTGCTCGCGGAGGAAGGCCAGACCATCAATGTGGGCGAGGTCATCTGCCGCATTGCCGTGGCCGTGGCTGCGCCAGCGGCCATCCAGGGTACCGCTCCTGCACCGGCGCAGGAGCCTGCCGCACCCGCCGCGCCGCCGGCAAGCCCGACGGCGCGAACCGCAGCCGGCCAAGCTCCGGCTGCGGCTACACCCGGCAGCAGCCGTGCCGCGGCTGCCTCCACAGCTGGCGCGCCGTCTGTCTCCGGCGCAGCTGCTTCCGCCGCTTCCCACGGGGACACGCCTATGCGTGCCCGTTATTCACCGGCGGTGCTGACGCTTGCAGCTGAGCACAACCTTGAGCTGAGCGCCGTGCCGGGCACCGGCCTCGGCGGGCGGATCACACGCAAGGATGTGCTAACCTACCTGGAGAGCGGTGCCGCCGCGACTCCGGCAGCCTCTGCATCGGTCTCTGCCGTCAATCCATCGGCAGGCCCAGCTTCGCCAGCGTCTGCTGTCAATCAATCATCAGTCTCTGCTAGCAATCAATCCCCAGCCTCTGCCGTCAATCCACCGGCCGGAGCCCAGATGCAGCAGCCCACTGTGGAGGAGCAGCAGCAGATATCGGAGCCGCTGCGCCAGTCCGGTCTGCATTTAAGCGAATCGCCGAAGATTCCGACGATTGAAGTGGAAGGCGGGCGCGGCAGCAGCTCGGAATTCCTGATCGATGTAACGCCGGTCCGCAATACGATTGCTACCCGGATGCGGCAGAGCGTCTCGGAAATCCCGCATGCCTGGACGATGATTGAGGTGGACGTGACCAATCTGGTCGCGCTGCGCAACAAGCTGAAGGATGAGTTCAAGCGCAAGGAAGGGATCAACCTCACCTACCTGGCTTTCTTGATGAAAGCCGTAGTCAGTGCGCTCAAGGACTACCCAATTATGAACTCCGTCTGGGCCGTCGACAAAATCATCATCAAACGCGATATCAACATCTCGCTTGCGGTAGGCACCGAGGATTCGGTGATGATGCCGGTGATCAAAAAAGCCGACCAGAAGAACATCGCAGGGCTGGCCCGCGAGATCGACGAGCTGGCGCAGAGAACACGGGAAGGCAAGCTGAAGCTGGATGATGTGCAGGGAGGAACGTTTACGGTCAATAATACCGGTTCGTTCGGCTCCATACTGTCCTATCCGATCATCAACTACCCGCAGGCGGCGATTGTAACCTTCGAGTCGATTGTCAAGAAGCCGGTAGTGATCAACGATATGATTGCCGTTCGCTCGATGGCTAATATCTGCCTGTCTCTGGATCACCGGATTCTGGACGGTGTCATCTGCGGCCGGTTCCTCCAGCGTGTCAAGGACAATGTGGAGGGGTACAACGCCGATACGAAGCTGTATTGA
- a CDS encoding DUF2627 domain-containing protein — MKLLISRFIAILILVVPGLMAMNGFLMMKDDIFDYYSMHGDETTTPVFAWLHFGGGLLLFLAGMSFLGGWILTRDRKKGYAGPRFREKQQAQAASAPDVPKAP, encoded by the coding sequence ATGAAATTGCTGATTTCACGCTTCATTGCCATCCTGATTCTGGTCGTTCCCGGCCTGATGGCCATGAACGGGTTTCTGATGATGAAAGACGATATCTTCGATTACTACTCCATGCATGGCGATGAGACGACAACTCCCGTGTTCGCCTGGCTCCATTTCGGCGGCGGACTGCTGCTGTTTCTGGCGGGCATGAGCTTCCTCGGCGGCTGGATACTGACCCGTGACCGCAAAAAAGGCTACGCCGGTCCGCGGTTTCGCGAGAAACAACAGGCTCAGGCTGCCTCCGCTCCAGACGTCCCCAAAGCCCCTTAA
- the lpdA gene encoding dihydrolipoyl dehydrogenase has product MTISCDVAILGGGTGGYVAAIRAAQLGKSVVVIEMDKLGGTCLHRGCIPSKSLLRSAEVFADIKDSESYGIETEGVKLVFPKVQRRKESVVEQLHQGVQYLMRKNKIQVLKGKGRVIGPSIFSPRSGAVAVELADGEMETVVSANLILATGSRPRVLPGLEPDGQVILSSEEALLLEELPASILIVGGGVIGVEWASMLADFGVEVTVVEAADQLLPLEDEEIARELQRLLKKRGIKVLTGMTVDAASSRITAEGITLQASKGDQAHSLSAEKLLVSVGRVANVENIGLENTDIRTDKGVIAVNANMQTGEPHIYAIGDCIGGLQLAHAASHEGIRAVNHLAGEKLHAYETHKVPRCVYTRPEVASVGHTEKEAKALGRDVVTGKFPFSAIGKAIVQGHKDGFVKVVADRASGDILGVQMLGPHVTELIGEAALAQLLDATPWELGEAVHAHPTLSEIVGEAMLAVDGRSIGF; this is encoded by the coding sequence ATGACGATTTCATGTGACGTGGCAATACTTGGCGGAGGTACCGGAGGGTACGTGGCCGCGATTCGCGCCGCTCAGCTGGGGAAATCCGTTGTTGTGATTGAGATGGATAAATTAGGCGGCACCTGCTTGCACCGGGGCTGCATTCCGAGCAAATCGCTGCTGCGCAGCGCCGAGGTCTTTGCAGATATCAAGGACAGCGAGAGCTATGGCATCGAGACGGAAGGCGTGAAGCTGGTCTTCCCGAAGGTGCAGCGGCGCAAGGAGAGCGTAGTGGAGCAGCTGCACCAGGGAGTTCAATACCTGATGCGCAAGAATAAAATTCAAGTGCTGAAGGGGAAGGGGCGCGTGATAGGCCCCTCGATTTTCTCACCGCGCAGCGGGGCGGTGGCGGTAGAGCTTGCGGATGGAGAGATGGAGACGGTAGTCTCCGCGAACCTCATCCTCGCCACCGGCTCACGCCCGCGCGTGCTGCCCGGCCTGGAGCCGGACGGGCAGGTAATTCTCAGCAGCGAGGAAGCGCTGCTGCTGGAAGAGCTGCCCGCCTCGATCCTGATCGTCGGCGGCGGCGTGATTGGGGTGGAATGGGCCTCGATGCTGGCCGACTTCGGCGTCGAGGTGACCGTGGTGGAAGCGGCGGACCAGCTGCTGCCGCTGGAGGATGAAGAGATCGCGCGTGAGCTGCAGCGGCTGCTCAAGAAACGCGGGATCAAGGTCCTGACCGGGATGACCGTGGATGCGGCCTCCAGCCGGATCACAGCAGAGGGCATAACGCTGCAGGCCAGCAAGGGGGACCAGGCCCATAGCCTGTCCGCCGAGAAGCTGCTGGTATCGGTAGGCCGTGTAGCCAATGTGGAGAACATTGGCCTGGAGAATACCGATATCCGCACCGACAAAGGCGTGATCGCGGTGAACGCCAATATGCAGACCGGGGAGCCGCATATCTATGCGATCGGCGACTGTATCGGCGGCCTGCAGCTGGCCCATGCGGCCAGCCATGAGGGTATCCGGGCCGTCAACCATCTGGCCGGAGAGAAACTTCACGCCTATGAGACGCACAAGGTGCCGCGCTGTGTCTACACGCGTCCTGAAGTAGCCAGTGTCGGCCACACGGAGAAAGAGGCGAAGGCACTCGGCCGGGACGTCGTGACCGGCAAATTCCCGTTCTCGGCCATCGGCAAAGCCATTGTGCAGGGCCATAAGGACGGGTTCGTCAAGGTGGTCGCCGACCGCGCGAGCGGCGACATTCTGGGCGTGCAGATGCTCGGACCGCATGTGACCGAGCTGATCGGGGAAGCGGCACTGGCGCAGCTGCTGGATGCAACACCATGGGAGCTGGGCGAAGCCGTTCATGCCCATCCCACGCTTTCCGAAATCGTAGGCGAAGCGATGCTGGCGGTAGATGGACGGTCCATCGGCTTCTAA
- a CDS encoding thiamine pyrophosphate-dependent dehydrogenase E1 component subunit alpha produces the protein MNNPGTVGTVNRHKQLGLSDGQVIDMYRYMLLARKYDERSLLLQRAGKINFHVSGIGQEAGQVAAAFALDRESDYFLPYYRDYAFVLTVGMTTRELMLSVFAKAEDPNSGGRQMPGHFGSKRLRIVTGSSPVTTQVPHAVGFALAAKMKRQKFVSFVTFGEGSSNQGDFHEACNFAGVNKLPVIFMCQNNQYAISIPAHKQLGGKVSDRALGYGFPGIRVDGNDPLEVYRVVKEARERAIAGEGPTLIEAMMYRLSPHSTSDNDLAYRTQEEIDENWAKDGVAFFRNYLIDLGLWSEEQEQDMIAECNLELKAAIEYADNAPFPKPEDTLLHVYDESASEGEA, from the coding sequence ATGAACAACCCAGGTACTGTAGGAACAGTTAACAGACATAAGCAACTTGGACTCAGTGACGGCCAGGTCATCGATATGTACAGATATATGCTGCTCGCCCGCAAATACGACGAGCGCAGTCTGTTGCTCCAGCGTGCCGGCAAGATCAACTTCCACGTCTCCGGCATCGGCCAAGAGGCGGGACAGGTGGCGGCGGCATTTGCGCTGGACCGGGAGAGTGATTACTTTCTACCGTATTACCGCGATTATGCCTTCGTACTAACCGTAGGGATGACCACGCGCGAGCTGATGTTGTCCGTATTCGCCAAGGCGGAGGACCCGAACAGCGGCGGACGGCAAATGCCGGGCCACTTCGGAAGCAAACGGCTGCGGATTGTGACCGGCTCCAGTCCAGTAACTACCCAGGTACCGCATGCAGTCGGCTTTGCGCTTGCTGCGAAGATGAAGCGCCAGAAATTTGTCTCCTTCGTGACGTTTGGAGAAGGCTCCAGCAACCAGGGGGATTTTCATGAAGCGTGCAATTTCGCCGGTGTCAACAAGCTGCCGGTAATCTTCATGTGCCAGAATAACCAATATGCGATTTCGATTCCGGCTCACAAGCAGTTGGGCGGCAAGGTCAGCGACCGTGCGCTCGGCTACGGATTCCCCGGCATCCGCGTAGATGGCAATGATCCGCTGGAGGTCTACCGTGTCGTCAAGGAAGCGCGTGAGCGTGCCATCGCCGGTGAAGGGCCAACCTTGATCGAAGCGATGATGTACCGGCTGTCGCCGCATTCCACCTCGGACAATGATCTGGCATACCGGACCCAGGAAGAGATTGATGAGAACTGGGCAAAAGACGGCGTAGCCTTTTTCCGCAACTACCTGATAGATCTGGGTTTGTGGAGCGAAGAGCAGGAGCAGGACATGATTGCCGAGTGCAATCTGGAGCTGAAGGCAGCGATTGAATATGCTGACAATGCCCCTTTTCCGAAGCCGGAAGACACACTGCTGCATGTATACGACGAGTCCGCGTCTGAAGGGGAGGCTTAA